The proteins below are encoded in one region of Ferruginibacter lapsinanis:
- a CDS encoding PAS domain-containing sensor histidine kinase, producing MSSTPELELLKEKERFEALFQYASLGILVANKAGEIVLANNFLLSKFGYDDPMELAGEKIEKLIPARFHRQHVPHRDKYIEHPQKRPMGLGLDLFGIKKDGTEFPVEISLSNYTTNDGDFVIAFISDITKRKEIEMAVIQQKQELAEINLQIEKMNDELEQKVELRTKQLEESKDELAKALSKEKELSDLKTRFVSMASHEFRTPLSTILSSASLVAKYTQGDEQEKRDKHIVRIKSAVSNLNDILNEFLSIGKIEDGKVVAHHSRFNIKELITTIVGEIQGIAKHGQHIQYTHIGSDAVELDVSLLRNIIINLLSNAIKFSPENGTINIVSRVDDTSTEVSIQDSGIGISKDDQEHLFERFFRGANVTNIQGTGLGLHIVGKYIELMDGQITVASELEKGTTFTFTFKNNL from the coding sequence ATGTCGTCTACGCCGGAATTAGAATTGCTTAAAGAGAAGGAGAGATTTGAGGCGCTTTTTCAATACGCATCTTTAGGGATTCTGGTAGCCAACAAAGCCGGCGAAATAGTATTGGCCAATAATTTCCTTCTATCCAAATTTGGTTACGATGACCCGATGGAGTTGGCAGGAGAGAAAATAGAAAAGTTGATCCCTGCCCGTTTTCATCGTCAACATGTTCCACACCGTGATAAGTATATTGAACATCCGCAAAAAAGACCAATGGGTCTGGGGTTGGATCTGTTTGGAATTAAAAAAGATGGCACTGAGTTTCCCGTAGAGATAAGTTTAAGTAATTACACTACCAATGATGGCGATTTTGTGATTGCTTTCATCAGCGATATTACTAAGCGGAAGGAGATTGAAATGGCCGTTATTCAGCAAAAGCAGGAACTGGCCGAGATCAATTTGCAGATAGAGAAGATGAATGATGAGCTGGAACAAAAAGTTGAATTGCGTACCAAGCAGTTGGAAGAATCTAAAGATGAGCTGGCAAAAGCATTGAGTAAAGAAAAGGAGTTGAGTGATCTGAAAACACGTTTTGTTTCGATGGCATCGCATGAGTTTCGTACACCGTTGAGCACCATTCTTTCATCAGCCTCTTTAGTGGCAAAATATACGCAGGGAGATGAGCAGGAAAAAAGAGATAAGCATATTGTAAGAATTAAATCTGCGGTGAGTAATCTGAATGATATCCTCAATGAATTTTTATCTATTGGAAAAATTGAGGATGGAAAAGTGGTGGCACACCATAGCCGATTTAATATTAAGGAATTGATCACCACTATTGTGGGAGAGATACAAGGCATAGCCAAACATGGTCAGCATATACAATATACCCATATAGGCAGTGATGCTGTAGAGCTTGATGTTTCGCTGCTGAGGAATATCATTATCAACTTACTGTCAAATGCAATAAAATTTTCTCCTGAGAATGGTACGATCAATATTGTAAGCAGGGTGGACGATACCTCCACAGAAGTGTCAATACAGGATAGCGGTATTGGTATTTCCAAAGATGATCAGGAACATTTGTTCGAACGTTTTTTCAGAGGAGCCAATGTAACCAATATACAAGGAACAGGCCTGGGATTGCATATAGTGGGTAAGTATATTGAATTGATGGATGGACAAATCACGGTTGCCAGTGAATTAGAGAAAGGCACTACCTTTACCTTTACATTTAAGAATAATCTATAA
- a CDS encoding nitrate reductase, which yields MMQEKNDIVNTNTTTCCYCGVGCGIVVNKDRKGNITVEGDKNHPVNKGMLCSKGMNLHYTVNDKSDRLLYPQMRFNKNMPLQKVGWDEALERTAAVFKTFIDKYGPDSVAFYVSGQCLTEEYYVINKLIKGFIGSNNIDTNSRLCMSSAVVGYKMSLGEDSVPVCYDDIELSDCVFVTGANPAWCHPIIWRRVEAHKAANPHVKIIVADPRKTDTCSIADVHLQLNPGTDITLNHAIGRLLIENGDIDFDFVKNHTEGFEKYRTIVFERTLNESAEICGISPADIRLAAKYIGDAKGFITMWTMGLNQSSIGVNKNLSLINLNLITGHIGKPGSGPFSLTGQPNAMGGREVGGLSNLLPAHRNLANPAHREEVEKFWGGTKISEKPGLTATEMFDALNAGTLKAIWIICTNPLVSLPNVRIAEEGLKKAKFVVVQDVSNKPETLKYADVILPAASWTEKEGTMTNSERRISYLNKIVDAPGEALPDTEIICRFAKKMGYSGFNFKNYNAIYKEHAQLTEGTNIDISGLDYDIIKEKKTVQWPYAKNETGDGIKRLFEDKIFYTSSTKAIIHPVADTITSEKPSADFPLILTTGRVRDQWHTMSKTGKVKKLNQHTANAFLEINPLDAKRLQITEDAVVVVTSARGEVRVKAKITDSIKKGVVFLPMHWGKILGNDLNRANNITSPMLDPISKEPDFKFCAVKVECYVKPKQRIVVIGAGAGAFGFVKSYREINADDEIVIFSKENYPFYNRVMLPDYISGVQKWEQLIKMTDEEEPIFNIRLHRGVSVEKIDRENKFVVDSRGETTYYDVLLMATGSRAAVPKNVPQLPGIFTMRSRTDADDFKNHVPKDGHVVIVGGGLLGLEMAASLREVGIKITIIQRISRFLDRQLDVLGSQLLHEEMVDQGCDVYYNDEVQLFYGQEKLTGIRLASGKQIDCDALVIAIGTVPNAELAREIGLNCQRGVIVNERLQTSDPNIFAIGEIAEFKGFLFGITAAAEEQAAVVARYLQGDIAAYYDGSLLMNIIKIHGFDLCSLGIPESPNDKDYEEIVFIDKAKRYYKKCIIHNDRLVGAILIGDKTEFIEFKSLIANKIELSDKRLQLLRSGKKAEPVIGKLVCSCNNVGSGNIKNKIAEGCTEFNVLCTATGAGMGCGSCKPEVKRIMEEAVIAGIEKLISVKV from the coding sequence ATGATGCAAGAAAAAAACGATATCGTAAATACAAATACCACCACCTGCTGCTATTGTGGTGTAGGTTGTGGTATTGTAGTTAATAAAGATAGAAAAGGAAATATTACAGTAGAAGGAGATAAGAATCACCCGGTAAATAAAGGGATGCTTTGCAGTAAGGGCATGAATTTGCATTATACCGTAAATGATAAAAGTGACAGATTGCTTTATCCTCAAATGCGGTTCAATAAGAATATGCCTTTGCAAAAAGTGGGCTGGGATGAAGCGTTGGAAAGAACTGCTGCTGTATTTAAAACCTTTATTGATAAATATGGTCCGGACTCAGTAGCGTTCTATGTTTCAGGGCAATGCTTAACAGAAGAATACTATGTGATCAATAAACTGATCAAAGGGTTTATCGGTAGTAATAATATTGATACCAACTCAAGATTGTGTATGAGTAGTGCAGTGGTTGGATATAAAATGAGTTTGGGAGAAGACAGTGTGCCGGTATGTTATGATGATATTGAATTGAGTGACTGTGTTTTTGTAACAGGTGCTAATCCTGCATGGTGTCATCCTATTATCTGGCGCAGGGTAGAAGCTCACAAAGCTGCTAATCCTCATGTAAAAATTATTGTTGCAGATCCTCGTAAAACAGATACTTGTTCAATCGCTGATGTGCATTTGCAATTAAATCCGGGTACAGATATTACCTTAAATCATGCTATCGGAAGATTGCTGATCGAGAATGGTGATATTGATTTTGATTTTGTAAAAAATCACACAGAAGGTTTTGAAAAATATAGAACAATTGTTTTTGAAAGAACATTGAATGAATCTGCAGAAATATGCGGAATCTCTCCTGCGGATATAAGACTGGCTGCCAAATACATTGGTGATGCAAAAGGTTTTATTACCATGTGGACAATGGGACTGAATCAAAGCTCCATTGGTGTTAATAAAAATTTAAGCCTGATCAATCTGAATTTGATCACAGGGCATATAGGGAAACCGGGCTCAGGGCCATTCTCCTTAACAGGGCAGCCGAATGCAATGGGAGGCAGAGAAGTGGGAGGGTTGTCAAATTTATTACCGGCTCATCGTAACCTGGCAAATCCTGCACATAGAGAAGAGGTTGAAAAATTCTGGGGAGGCACTAAAATTTCAGAGAAACCGGGTTTAACTGCAACAGAGATGTTTGATGCATTAAATGCAGGAACATTAAAAGCGATCTGGATCATTTGTACCAATCCTTTGGTTAGTTTGCCGAATGTACGCATTGCAGAAGAAGGGTTAAAGAAAGCCAAATTCGTGGTGGTGCAGGATGTTAGTAATAAGCCCGAAACATTGAAGTATGCGGATGTTATTTTACCTGCGGCTTCATGGACAGAAAAAGAGGGAACAATGACCAACAGCGAACGAAGGATCAGTTACCTCAATAAAATTGTAGATGCTCCCGGTGAAGCATTGCCTGATACGGAGATCATTTGTCGTTTTGCAAAAAAAATGGGTTATAGCGGGTTTAATTTTAAAAATTACAATGCGATCTATAAAGAACATGCACAATTAACCGAAGGAACAAATATTGATATCTCCGGATTAGATTATGATATCATTAAAGAGAAAAAAACTGTGCAGTGGCCATATGCTAAAAATGAAACCGGCGATGGTATAAAGCGTTTGTTTGAAGACAAAATATTTTACACCTCTTCAACAAAAGCCATTATTCATCCCGTGGCAGATACGATCACAAGTGAAAAACCAAGTGCTGATTTTCCATTGATATTAACTACGGGCAGGGTTCGTGATCAATGGCATACGATGAGCAAAACGGGGAAAGTTAAAAAACTCAACCAACATACAGCCAATGCATTTTTGGAAATTAATCCGTTAGATGCAAAACGGTTACAAATTACAGAAGATGCAGTAGTGGTAGTAACTTCAGCCAGGGGCGAAGTGAGGGTAAAAGCGAAAATTACCGATAGCATTAAAAAAGGTGTGGTGTTTTTGCCGATGCATTGGGGTAAAATTTTAGGGAATGATCTGAACAGAGCCAATAATATTACCAGCCCGATGCTTGACCCAATATCCAAGGAACCGGATTTTAAATTCTGTGCGGTAAAGGTTGAATGCTATGTGAAACCAAAACAACGCATTGTGGTGATTGGAGCTGGAGCCGGAGCATTCGGGTTTGTAAAATCTTACAGAGAGATCAATGCTGATGATGAGATAGTTATTTTCAGTAAAGAAAATTATCCTTTCTATAATCGTGTAATGTTGCCAGATTATATCAGTGGCGTGCAGAAATGGGAACAACTGATAAAAATGACAGATGAAGAAGAACCGATTTTTAATATTCGTTTACACCGTGGTGTTAGTGTAGAGAAAATTGATAGGGAAAATAAATTCGTAGTTGATTCGAGAGGCGAAACGACTTATTATGATGTGTTACTGATGGCTACCGGCAGCCGTGCTGCAGTGCCAAAAAATGTACCTCAATTGCCGGGTATATTCACCATGCGTAGTCGTACCGATGCGGATGACTTCAAAAACCATGTTCCTAAAGACGGGCATGTGGTAATAGTGGGAGGAGGGTTATTAGGACTTGAGATGGCCGCTTCTCTTCGTGAGGTAGGCATTAAAATTACGATCATTCAACGTATCTCCAGGTTCTTAGACAGGCAACTCGATGTATTGGGTAGTCAGTTGTTACATGAAGAAATGGTTGATCAGGGCTGTGATGTATACTATAATGATGAGGTTCAATTATTTTATGGTCAGGAAAAACTAACAGGCATCAGGCTTGCCAGTGGTAAGCAAATTGATTGTGATGCATTAGTGATTGCAATTGGTACTGTTCCCAATGCAGAGCTGGCAAGAGAAATAGGATTAAACTGTCAGCGTGGTGTAATTGTAAACGAACGTTTGCAAACCAGCGACCCAAATATATTTGCCATAGGAGAAATTGCAGAATTCAAAGGTTTCTTATTTGGAATAACAGCAGCGGCCGAAGAACAGGCGGCTGTTGTTGCCAGATATTTACAAGGGGATATTGCTGCTTATTACGACGGAAGCCTGTTAATGAATATCATAAAAATTCATGGATTCGATCTGTGTAGCCTGGGTATTCCCGAAAGTCCGAATGATAAGGATTATGAGGAGATCGTTTTTATTGATAAAGCAAAACGCTATTATAAAAAATGTATCATTCATAACGACAGATTAGTAGGAGCTATTCTGATAGGCGATAAGACTGAGTTTATAGAATTCAAATCATTGATCGCAAATAAAATTGAATTGAGTGATAAACGATTACAATTATTACGTAGCGGCAAAAAAGCAGAACCTGTAATTGGAAAGTTAGTTTGTAGTTGCAATAATGTTGGTAGTGGTAATATTAAAAATAAGATAGCAGAGGGTTGTACAGAATTCAATGTATTATGTACTGCTACCGGCGCAGGTATGGGCTGTGGTAGTTGTAAGCCGGAAGTAAAAAGGATCATGGAGGAAGCTGTGATCGCCGGTATTGAAAAACTGATCAGCGTTAAAGTGTAA
- a CDS encoding SelT/SelW/SelH family protein, translated as MKPSIKIEYCPKCHWMMKAAYMGQEFLTTFSDELYSVELIPSEVSGRYTIYIGDKKIFDRKEAGQFIEVKLLKQTIRDIIAPGKDLGHSDKK; from the coding sequence ATGAAACCTTCTATCAAAATTGAATACTGCCCAAAATGCCACTGGATGATGAAAGCCGCTTATATGGGGCAGGAATTTTTAACCACATTTTCTGATGAATTATATAGTGTGGAATTGATACCTAGTGAAGTGAGTGGACGATACACCATTTATATAGGGGATAAAAAAATATTTGACAGAAAAGAAGCCGGGCAATTCATTGAAGTAAAATTATTGAAGCAAACAATAAGAGATATTATTGCTCCGGGAAAAGACCTGGGACATTCTGATAAAAAATAA
- a CDS encoding sulfite exporter TauE/SafE family protein produces the protein MNAEILIPVLLLIVAFLYASVGHGGASGYIAVLTLFNIPLAVYKPVVLILNIVIASIAFIQFYRAGYFKWKLAWPFLITSIPCAFLGSHFTTSEHMYKLLLGIALIFPVIRLLTKAPKEKTDQKDVVIIAALVIGAVIGFASGFLNIGGGIFLSPVIILLAWGNAKEAAAVSSLFIVCNSLSGLAAVSNGINFTSASWIWLTAAIIGGLLGAYMGSVKYKLITVRYVLALVLCIASLKLIFG, from the coding sequence ATGAATGCAGAAATTTTGATCCCTGTTCTTTTATTAATAGTTGCATTTTTATATGCCTCTGTTGGGCACGGCGGTGCAAGCGGATATATAGCAGTGCTTACTTTATTTAACATTCCCTTAGCCGTTTATAAGCCGGTGGTATTGATATTAAATATTGTTATTGCATCTATTGCATTCATACAATTTTATCGTGCCGGGTATTTCAAATGGAAACTGGCCTGGCCTTTTCTCATCACCTCCATTCCCTGCGCTTTTTTGGGTTCGCATTTTACTACCAGCGAACATATGTATAAATTATTGTTAGGTATAGCATTGATTTTTCCTGTGATACGACTGCTTACAAAAGCTCCCAAAGAAAAAACAGATCAAAAAGATGTGGTCATTATTGCAGCACTGGTAATAGGAGCAGTGATAGGTTTTGCTTCAGGTTTTTTAAATATTGGTGGCGGAATTTTTTTAAGCCCGGTCATTATTTTATTGGCTTGGGGCAATGCAAAGGAAGCCGCAGCAGTAAGCAGCTTGTTCATAGTATGTAATTCCCTATCGGGATTGGCTGCTGTTTCAAATGGTATTAACTTTACATCCGCATCCTGGATATGGTTAACAGCAGCTATCATTGGCGGCTTGTTAGGTGCTTATATGGGAAGTGTAAAATATAAATTGATAACAGTGAGGTATGTACTGGCGCTTGTTTTGTGTATTGCTTCTCTAAAACTGATATTTGGTTAA
- a CDS encoding rubredoxin, with product MLVKKSNIVKINLTGGIVSSGDMYAIMCAAESAQIKNVQFGVRQQLYCKVAEKFLYDFVETLQNIGMSFEVNEEHFPNIVSSYVTEDVFQNANWLSEGVYKDILDLFNYEPKLKININDNSQTFVPFFTGNINFISSYVSNYWYLYIRFPKTTHTYRWPVLIYTEDIPKISKSIETIIAANKMLFQDRDFINGNALYALVHDKDSYITQPATEELIIPDFGMPYYEGFNRYGNKSWLGIYKRDELFSVAFLKDVCSVCLKTKIGQLYTTPWKSIIINGIQQADRKLWDFVLNEHRINVRHASNELNWQVEDMCDEGLSLKKYLVRQFDKDDVRTFGLFFAIKTKPKTGLFGSVIIRKQQKPAAVKYKITDRFDILYSSNFNPNSKEYILFRSDVERENLETYLLSLCKYYYELKNEATDVNHDVFRKVVKPVETEPALKLIHQCPDCFTIYDEIYGDTVNDIAAGVTFAELSDAYECPTCGAAKEKFVPVAKPSLIES from the coding sequence ATGTTAGTTAAAAAAAGCAATATCGTAAAAATAAATCTGACCGGGGGGATCGTTTCTTCGGGTGATATGTATGCCATTATGTGTGCAGCAGAATCTGCTCAGATCAAAAATGTGCAATTTGGCGTGAGACAACAATTGTATTGCAAAGTGGCAGAAAAGTTTTTATATGATTTTGTTGAAACCTTACAAAACATCGGAATGTCTTTTGAAGTGAATGAAGAGCATTTTCCGAATATTGTAAGCTCTTATGTAACAGAGGATGTTTTTCAAAATGCAAACTGGTTAAGCGAAGGTGTATATAAAGACATTTTAGATCTTTTTAATTATGAACCAAAACTGAAAATTAATATCAACGATAACAGCCAGACATTTGTTCCTTTTTTTACCGGTAATATTAATTTTATTTCTTCTTATGTAAGTAACTATTGGTATCTGTATATCCGGTTTCCGAAAACAACACATACGTATCGCTGGCCGGTGCTGATCTACACAGAAGATATTCCTAAAATATCTAAATCGATAGAGACAATTATTGCGGCTAATAAAATGTTGTTTCAGGATAGAGATTTTATCAATGGTAATGCATTGTATGCATTGGTACATGATAAGGACAGTTACATTACACAGCCTGCAACCGAGGAGTTGATCATCCCTGACTTTGGAATGCCTTACTACGAAGGCTTTAACCGTTATGGTAATAAATCCTGGTTGGGTATTTATAAAAGAGATGAATTATTCAGCGTGGCATTTTTAAAAGATGTTTGCAGCGTTTGTTTAAAAACAAAGATCGGTCAGTTGTATACTACACCATGGAAATCTATCATCATCAACGGTATTCAGCAAGCTGATAGAAAATTGTGGGATTTTGTTTTGAATGAACATCGTATCAATGTTCGTCATGCAAGTAATGAATTGAACTGGCAGGTGGAAGATATGTGCGACGAAGGGTTAAGTTTAAAAAAATACCTGGTGCGTCAGTTTGATAAAGATGATGTGAGGACCTTCGGGTTGTTCTTTGCTATCAAAACGAAACCTAAGACCGGATTGTTTGGCTCTGTAATTATCCGCAAGCAACAAAAACCTGCTGCAGTCAAATATAAGATCACCGATCGTTTTGATATTTTATACAGTAGCAATTTTAATCCTAATTCTAAAGAATATATTCTGTTTAGAAGCGATGTGGAGAGAGAGAATCTGGAAACATACCTGCTTTCTTTATGTAAATATTATTATGAATTAAAAAATGAGGCTACAGATGTAAATCATGATGTATTCAGGAAGGTGGTTAAACCTGTAGAAACAGAACCTGCACTTAAGTTGATACATCAATGCCCGGATTGTTTTACGATTTACGATGAAATCTATGGAGATACAGTTAATGATATTGCGGCAGGCGTTACATTTGCTGAATTAAGCGATGCGTACGAATGTCCTACCTGCGGTGCAGCAAAGGAAAAATTCGTTCCTGTTGCTAAGCCATCATTAATTGAAAGCTAG
- a CDS encoding GTP 3',8-cyclase MoaA: MHLLKDIYNRDFKTLRVSLLSRCNLSCVYCTMGEDDIKDANHTAPVDSVTLLQTIQQLHDLLQLETIRLTGGEPLLYHELIPVIKGIKAMGIDEIKLTTNGFLLERMAEQMKDAGMRSINVSLDAIDEDVFFLMSKRSHVQRILDGIDKAVDAGLQVKINAVIMKGVNDTQLLPLLDYAFARNITIRFLEVMAMGHLHAEPAKYLFTQEDILSTIATKYNFKKINRADSSTANYWQTEAGNKFGIIANESEPFCHDCNRLRLDSDGNIYGCLSSNHPISLKHVTDTQTLIEKLQQAMDQKQVAKFVGSELSMLHIGG, encoded by the coding sequence ATGCATTTACTGAAAGATATATATAACAGAGATTTTAAAACACTGAGAGTAAGTTTACTCAGCAGGTGCAATTTGAGTTGTGTGTATTGTACGATGGGAGAAGATGATATCAAAGATGCTAATCATACAGCACCGGTAGATTCAGTAACATTATTGCAAACGATACAACAATTGCATGATCTGTTGCAATTAGAAACGATACGTCTTACAGGTGGGGAGCCTTTGCTTTATCATGAATTAATTCCTGTGATCAAAGGAATTAAAGCTATGGGGATAGATGAAATAAAACTGACCACCAATGGTTTTTTATTGGAAAGAATGGCGGAACAAATGAAAGATGCAGGCATGCGGTCGATCAATGTTTCGTTGGATGCGATTGATGAAGATGTATTCTTTTTAATGAGCAAACGGAGTCATGTGCAACGTATTTTAGATGGAATTGATAAAGCTGTTGACGCAGGGTTGCAGGTAAAGATCAATGCAGTGATAATGAAGGGGGTGAATGATACGCAGCTACTGCCTTTGCTTGATTATGCCTTTGCAAGAAATATTACGATCCGTTTTTTGGAAGTAATGGCAATGGGCCATCTGCATGCAGAGCCGGCAAAGTATTTATTTACGCAGGAAGATATCTTATCAACCATCGCAACAAAATATAATTTTAAAAAGATCAATAGAGCAGATTCATCCACAGCAAATTACTGGCAGACGGAAGCTGGTAATAAGTTTGGCATCATCGCTAATGAAAGCGAACCTTTTTGTCATGATTGCAACAGGCTCCGGTTAGACAGCGATGGAAATATATATGGTTGCCTCAGCAGCAATCATCCTATTTCGTTGAAACATGTAACGGACACCCAAACATTGATCGAAAAATTGCAACAGGCAATGGATCAAAAGCAGGTGGCTAAATTTGTAGGGAGTGAATTAAGTATGTTGCATATCGGAGGGTAA
- a CDS encoding MoaD/ThiS family protein — protein sequence MKVTVYAVLKDYFDKEFAITEPVGSIAELNEILLQRNAEAKNILPICRFAVNDTFVDNNFELQPNDNIDIIPPSSGG from the coding sequence ATGAAGGTCACAGTTTACGCAGTGTTAAAAGATTATTTTGATAAAGAGTTCGCCATAACTGAACCCGTAGGTTCTATAGCGGAACTGAATGAGATCTTATTGCAACGAAATGCTGAAGCAAAAAACATACTACCCATTTGCCGCTTTGCAGTAAATGATACGTTTGTAGATAATAATTTTGAATTACAACCAAATGACAACATCGACATCATACCACCCAGCAGCGGAGGATAA
- a CDS encoding response regulator gives MKHLLLIEDNDDIRENTAEILELANYTVTTAENGKVGVEKALENKPDLIICDVMMPVLDGYGVLHLLNKNPELKGIPFIFLTAKAERSDFRKGMEMGADDYITKPFTEIELLSAIESRLKKVTLLQKQYAPDVTGIQEMLYDFAGNGLQHLTTDRNVNQYKKKQVIYSEGNHPSRLFYVQKGKVKTFKTNNDGKELTVGLYTEGDFLGYTALLEQTVYKDSAEAIDEAEIAIIPREDFEILINSNKEVAQKFIQLLAKNVSEKEEQLLALAYNSLRKRVADALLALHNKYKQEGQEKFSIHISREDLANIAGTATESLIRTLSDFKSEKLVEIKDGNIILLDEKKLERMFN, from the coding sequence ATGAAGCATTTATTGTTAATAGAAGATAACGATGACATACGGGAAAACACCGCTGAAATTCTTGAGTTAGCAAATTATACGGTTACTACAGCAGAGAACGGTAAGGTAGGCGTGGAAAAAGCGTTGGAAAACAAACCCGACCTGATCATTTGTGATGTGATGATGCCGGTGTTGGACGGATATGGAGTGCTGCATTTATTAAATAAGAATCCTGAGTTAAAAGGGATCCCATTTATATTTTTAACTGCCAAGGCAGAAAGAAGTGATTTCAGAAAAGGAATGGAAATGGGTGCTGATGATTATATCACCAAACCATTTACTGAAATTGAATTATTGAGTGCTATTGAAAGCAGGTTAAAAAAAGTAACGCTTTTGCAAAAGCAATATGCGCCTGATGTTACAGGGATACAGGAAATGCTGTACGATTTTGCAGGCAATGGCTTACAACACCTTACTACCGACAGAAATGTAAATCAATATAAAAAGAAACAGGTGATCTACTCAGAAGGAAATCACCCATCCCGGTTATTTTATGTGCAGAAGGGGAAAGTAAAAACTTTTAAAACAAATAATGATGGTAAAGAGTTGACCGTTGGATTGTATACCGAAGGAGATTTTTTAGGTTACACTGCTTTACTTGAACAGACTGTATATAAGGATAGTGCGGAAGCCATCGATGAAGCGGAAATAGCGATCATACCAAGAGAAGATTTTGAAATATTAATTAACAGCAATAAAGAGGTAGCTCAAAAATTCATACAATTGCTGGCAAAAAATGTAAGTGAAAAAGAAGAGCAGTTATTGGCGCTAGCCTACAATTCTTTACGTAAGAGAGTAGCTGATGCATTACTTGCGTTACATAATAAATACAAACAGGAAGGTCAGGAAAAATTCTCAATACATATCTCCAGGGAAGATCTGGCAAATATTGCAGGTACGGCAACCGAATCACTGATCAGAACCCTCAGCGATTTCAAGAGCGAAAAGCTGGTTGAAATTAAAGACGGTAATATTATTCTGTTAGACGAAAAGAAGCTGGAAAGAATGTTTAATTAA
- the mobA gene encoding molybdenum cofactor guanylyltransferase, with translation MQDLLGVVLCGGESKRMGSDKGLLSIVDSIWAKYIGDKLEVFNIPVVFSVNETQLQDYGAYIDEDQLVVDSVDVSGPLKGLLSTHKKFPLKNLLLLACDMIDLDEATIDTILQTYQQESRYDFYVYQDAAFAQPFCGIYTAKALQAELARANTHSITKFSLQQLLNEGNTKRLPIANPDAFKNYNEPSGI, from the coding sequence ATGCAAGATCTTTTAGGAGTTGTGTTATGTGGCGGCGAAAGTAAACGCATGGGTAGTGATAAAGGTCTGCTCTCTATTGTAGATTCTATCTGGGCAAAATATATTGGTGACAAATTAGAAGTGTTCAATATCCCCGTGGTTTTTTCTGTGAATGAAACACAGCTACAGGATTATGGTGCCTACATAGATGAAGACCAACTGGTTGTTGATTCTGTAGATGTAAGCGGGCCATTAAAAGGCTTATTAAGTACACACAAAAAATTCCCATTAAAAAATTTACTCTTATTGGCTTGTGATATGATCGATCTGGATGAAGCAACTATCGATACTATACTGCAAACATATCAACAGGAAAGTAGATATGATTTTTACGTGTACCAGGACGCAGCGTTTGCTCAGCCCTTTTGTGGTATCTATACAGCTAAAGCATTACAGGCCGAGTTAGCCCGTGCAAATACGCATTCTATCACAAAGTTCAGTTTGCAACAACTGCTGAATGAAGGCAATACCAAGCGGCTACCGATTGCCAATCCGGATGCCTTTAAAAATTATAATGAGCCTTCAGGTATTTAG
- a CDS encoding molybdenum cofactor biosynthesis protein MoaE, whose protein sequence is MTTSTSYHPAAEDKLIHLSATDIDVVGLLSAAHHPKAGAVVLFSGETRDNSHGKEVAYLEYEAKETMANAMIAAIVAEATQRWNLNIAIAQHRTGKVAVCESAVVVITASAHRSEAYAANRYIIDKIKHEVPIWKCEYFTDGTKEWGGNCNCQKITGDPHKHVYEFEK, encoded by the coding sequence ATGACAACATCGACATCATACCACCCAGCAGCGGAGGATAAGCTGATACATCTTTCTGCAACAGACATTGATGTGGTCGGATTGTTGTCGGCGGCACATCATCCCAAAGCCGGTGCAGTAGTGTTGTTTAGCGGAGAGACCAGGGATAATTCTCATGGAAAAGAAGTGGCATATCTTGAGTATGAGGCAAAAGAAACAATGGCCAATGCCATGATCGCTGCTATTGTAGCAGAAGCTACCCAACGCTGGAACTTGAATATAGCCATTGCTCAGCACCGCACCGGAAAAGTAGCCGTTTGTGAATCTGCTGTGGTGGTTATCACCGCCTCTGCCCACCGCAGTGAAGCGTATGCGGCTAACCGCTATATCATTGATAAAATAAAACACGAAGTGCCTATCTGGAAATGCGAATATTTTACAGACGGTACCAAAGAATGGGGAGGCAATTGTAACTGTCAAAAAATTACCGGGGATCCCCATAAGCATGTGTATGAGTTTGAAAAATAG